A single genomic interval of Rosistilla ulvae harbors:
- a CDS encoding FHA domain-containing protein, whose translation MQSNYGPTQEGDQTQSAAAIGPGASPLPAFDIPTVLPPKQDELPPAIRKHRLALMLATIAVTGLLGFAFRIDRTARLQSWSDDCEQAFSNSGEASSTHWTTLPSGLVERVKVYLVADSPGDIQVASDLANRLPLEIVSEEAIGIQQWREATYPQIQESGGNHLSVVITNDSAQLRLAVLYQMRTQRRLPAFEYVASLGIMDLYGPILLLFSLCSAFAYGVDVWNIHQYRNQRRIAFSGYQAKRAQWLFQVQTHMARAEQATAGGDIETGKHLANEVLRVAPGFPDAVALLAEQQSPSDASSSESQTSANRLFSQLYLQVAGSPYAYHAPRSAKIVRVGRQRRKPGQGPEEGNDFVIRVPGSEAKTRKLSRQHLEIHRIGNDYFAIDRSAAGTHLNGRRLSNDQASLLATGDRLMIGGVLTLEVLIRREEFIGASAVQTEVEMTPYNNPGIVVDASVGDLVTIE comes from the coding sequence TTGCAATCGAATTATGGGCCGACCCAAGAAGGCGATCAGACACAAAGCGCTGCAGCGATCGGGCCCGGCGCTAGCCCGCTGCCAGCGTTTGACATCCCTACCGTATTGCCGCCGAAGCAAGATGAACTGCCACCCGCAATCCGCAAACACCGACTGGCGTTGATGCTTGCAACGATCGCCGTGACCGGATTGCTGGGATTTGCGTTTCGCATTGACCGCACGGCTCGGTTGCAATCGTGGTCGGACGATTGCGAGCAGGCGTTCTCGAATTCCGGCGAAGCGAGTTCAACGCACTGGACCACGCTACCGTCGGGTCTCGTCGAACGCGTCAAAGTTTATCTGGTTGCGGATTCCCCCGGCGACATCCAGGTGGCGAGTGATTTGGCAAATCGTTTGCCGTTGGAAATCGTTTCCGAAGAAGCGATTGGAATCCAGCAATGGCGAGAAGCGACATATCCGCAAATTCAAGAGAGTGGCGGCAACCATTTGAGTGTCGTGATAACAAACGACTCGGCGCAACTGCGTTTGGCCGTGCTGTACCAGATGCGAACACAGCGTCGTTTGCCCGCGTTTGAGTATGTGGCATCGCTAGGCATCATGGATCTATATGGTCCGATCTTGCTATTGTTCTCGCTCTGTTCGGCCTTCGCTTACGGCGTCGATGTTTGGAACATTCATCAGTATCGCAACCAACGCCGAATTGCGTTTTCAGGCTATCAAGCAAAACGGGCGCAATGGTTGTTTCAGGTTCAGACGCACATGGCGCGTGCCGAACAGGCAACTGCCGGTGGGGACATCGAGACCGGGAAGCATCTGGCGAACGAAGTCCTTCGCGTCGCTCCTGGCTTTCCCGACGCGGTCGCGCTGTTGGCGGAACAGCAAAGCCCGTCCGATGCATCCTCCAGCGAATCGCAAACTTCGGCCAATCGACTCTTCAGTCAACTGTATCTGCAGGTTGCCGGATCCCCATACGCATACCATGCCCCGCGGAGTGCAAAAATCGTTCGGGTCGGTCGTCAGCGTCGCAAGCCGGGCCAAGGGCCCGAAGAAGGAAACGACTTTGTGATCCGGGTCCCCGGTTCCGAAGCGAAAACTCGCAAGCTTAGTCGGCAACATCTCGAAATCCACCGAATTGGAAATGACTACTTCGCAATCGACCGAAGTGCAGCGGGCACCCATCTCAACGGTCGCCGACTCTCCAACGATCAGGCCTCACTATTGGCAACCGGCGACCGACTGATGATCGGCGGCGTCTTAACCCTGGAAGTACTGATTCGCCGCGAAGAATTTATCGGAGCCTCTGCCGTGCAAACCGAAGTTGAGATGACGCCTTACAACAATCCAGGAATTGTCGTGGACGCTTCGGTTGGTGATCTGGTCACCATTGAATAA
- a CDS encoding caspase family protein, whose amino-acid sequence MRQIEHRSVALIRSCICNVILLALLGGLPCNADSRRGGVKPLRYRQQHAVIVGINYDSLDPDSQIEVPRLETAEQDAQAVRDMLVDHYGFADDNVHLLLGQDATLQKIRSQFGSEFLGDPSIVHEDDSVLVFYAGHGVRQQRYSQKEEAYVGMLYPSDLHVIEGKGVDPVSCLRIDDMMRMLQDYCLARHKLVILDSCHSGEVFNFHSSRSAGVNRGLRETLFHAPALQAIAAAQATQVAADSVGASDHSPFTSVLLDALKHGPGAEEDRRLFTASELFAFIPRRIRQLENVRQDPRGGWLDGEGDFYFFPTGLEVGAAEMQLATSAMPEPVVATVPAGQSTSGRSYRWFLVGIAMFVFAATALLLRRMTSQPTTTFASTQPPINTAQPFPFTPSSADVTTHPTTPAVPVSAEETKKCLVFVAGANWEAHCAFGPEAVFGRDPNCSFTLPGASRNVSNQHSRVTIDRQNQSIALEDLNSRHGTTVDDQPISGKRQLNSGEHVELANEVRLLFQTANAEKQQFAWFATGEGAEETSRWCIASEDRMPLALILRDCDRSALPEEAENSGFIVDSKQEIRWRMNLDESNDEGQSIGEQQNFLLGELSIEVHS is encoded by the coding sequence ATGAGGCAGATAGAACACCGCAGCGTCGCTCTCATCAGGTCGTGTATCTGCAACGTCATCCTGTTGGCGTTGCTGGGCGGACTGCCTTGTAACGCCGACTCACGGCGCGGTGGTGTCAAACCGCTCCGTTATCGGCAACAGCATGCGGTTATCGTTGGCATCAACTACGACTCGCTCGATCCCGACTCGCAGATCGAAGTGCCGCGTCTGGAGACGGCGGAACAGGATGCCCAGGCTGTTCGCGACATGTTGGTCGATCACTACGGATTCGCTGACGACAACGTGCATTTGCTGCTCGGCCAGGATGCCACGCTGCAAAAGATCCGCAGCCAATTCGGTTCCGAATTCTTGGGTGATCCTTCGATCGTGCATGAAGACGACAGCGTGCTCGTTTTTTACGCCGGACATGGCGTGCGACAGCAACGGTACAGCCAGAAAGAAGAGGCATACGTCGGGATGCTGTATCCATCGGACCTGCACGTTATCGAAGGGAAAGGTGTCGATCCCGTCAGCTGCTTGCGTATCGATGACATGATGCGAATGCTGCAGGACTACTGCTTGGCGAGACATAAACTGGTGATTCTGGACAGCTGTCATTCGGGCGAGGTGTTCAATTTCCACAGCTCTCGATCGGCGGGAGTGAACCGCGGACTGCGTGAAACGTTGTTCCATGCCCCGGCTTTGCAAGCGATCGCAGCCGCGCAAGCGACACAAGTCGCAGCGGACTCTGTAGGTGCCAGCGATCATTCGCCCTTCACCAGCGTGCTATTGGATGCGTTGAAACATGGCCCCGGTGCGGAAGAAGATCGAAGACTGTTCACCGCCAGCGAGCTCTTTGCATTTATTCCTCGCCGCATTCGACAATTGGAAAACGTTCGGCAAGATCCCCGAGGCGGCTGGCTTGACGGCGAGGGGGACTTCTATTTCTTCCCCACTGGGTTGGAAGTCGGAGCTGCGGAGATGCAGCTTGCAACATCCGCCATGCCTGAGCCAGTAGTTGCTACCGTCCCTGCGGGCCAATCGACAAGCGGCCGTTCCTATCGGTGGTTTTTGGTCGGTATCGCGATGTTTGTGTTCGCGGCGACGGCTTTGCTGCTGCGTCGAATGACATCGCAACCAACAACCACCTTCGCGTCGACACAGCCGCCGATCAACACCGCCCAACCCTTCCCCTTCACCCCGTCGTCGGCTGATGTGACAACTCATCCGACGACGCCGGCAGTTCCTGTTTCAGCAGAGGAAACGAAGAAGTGCCTTGTCTTTGTGGCGGGAGCTAACTGGGAAGCCCATTGTGCGTTTGGACCGGAAGCAGTTTTTGGCCGAGACCCGAATTGTTCCTTTACGCTTCCAGGAGCTTCAAGAAACGTCAGCAACCAGCACTCTCGCGTGACCATCGATCGACAGAACCAATCGATCGCACTCGAAGACTTGAACTCTCGCCACGGTACGACCGTCGACGACCAGCCCATTTCCGGGAAGCGGCAATTGAATTCGGGCGAGCATGTGGAACTGGCTAACGAAGTGCGATTGTTGTTTCAAACCGCAAACGCCGAGAAGCAGCAATTTGCTTGGTTTGCCACGGGCGAAGGAGCAGAGGAAACATCCCGTTGGTGTATCGCAAGCGAAGATCGGATGCCGCTGGCTTTAATTCTTCGCGATTGCGATCGATCCGCATTGCCGGAAGAAGCAGAGAACTCTGGGTTTATCGTCGATTCGAAACAGGAGATTCGCTGGCGGATGAATCTGGACGAATCGAATGATGAGGGGCAATCGATAGGCGAACAACAGAATTTTCTCCTCGGTGAATTATCGATTGAGGTACACAGTTGA